One Glycine soja cultivar W05 chromosome 2, ASM419377v2, whole genome shotgun sequence genomic region harbors:
- the LOC114373914 gene encoding uncharacterized protein LOC114373914: MGFHDRWIGWNKGCLTSASISIVVNGSPTSEFKPQRGLRQGDPLATLLFELVAEGLTGMMREATLIDCFQSFLVGKNKVSVNILQFVDDTIFFGEGSMDNVNVVKAILRSYEMVFGLRINFAKSQFGAIGQSEEWCCIAADFLYCAMLHFPFCYLGLPIGINPRRKVVWEPIIRKFEPRLNKSNH; this comes from the coding sequence ATGGGGTTCCATGATAGATGGATTGGATGGAATAAGGGGTGCCTCACATCAGCCTCTATATCTATTGTAGTGAATGGAAGCCCAACCTCTGAATTTAAGCCTCAAAGAGGTTTGAGACAAGGGGATCCTTTGGCTACCCTATTGTTTGAGTTGGTTGCTGAAGGCTTGACAGGAATGATGAGGGAAGCAACACTAATAGATTGCTTCCAAAGCTTCTTGGTGGGGAAGAACAAGGTTTCAGTGAATATCCTCCAATTTGTTGAcgacactattttttttggggaaGGTTCAATGGATAATGTTAATGTTGTGAAGGCCATTCTTAGAAGCTATGAAATGGTTTTTGGCCTGAGAATCAATTTTGCTAAGAGCCAATTTGGAGCAATTGGGCAATCTGAGGAGTGGTGTTGTATTGCTGCTGATTTCTTATACTGTGCCATGCTTCATTTTCCCTTTTGTTACCTAGGGTTGCCAATAGGTATCAATCCGAGAAGGAAGGTGGTGTGGGAGCCTATAATTAGGAAATTCGAGCCTAGGTTGAACAAATCGAACCATTGA